One genomic region from Diabrotica undecimpunctata isolate CICGRU chromosome 9, icDiaUnde3, whole genome shotgun sequence encodes:
- the LOC140451226 gene encoding uncharacterized protein yields MKQWLHSKDIHFDDDMLKVKRLQLVVPLKIDFNKRVVDEMTREQNKTVLRLPPYYCELNPIELIWPDAKNFVAADNKTSKFADVKNLFDETVSKNCVEYVKNTVEKKFWGLDNVMEVIVELLIIEVGANSESDNCSYSLSV; encoded by the coding sequence ATGAAACAGTGGCTACACTCAAAAGATATTCATTTCGATGACGATATGTTAAAAGTGAAACGTTTGCAATTAGTGGTCCCACTTAAGATAGACTTTAATAAACGTGTCGTAGACGAAATGACAAGAGAACAAAATAAAACTGTCTTGCGTTTACCACCGTATTATTGTGAGCTCAATCCAATTGAGCTCATATGGCCTGATGCTAAAAATTTTGTTGCTGCCGACAACAAAACTTCTAAATTCGCAGATGTAAAAAACCTCTTCGATGAAACTGTGAGCAAAAACTGTGTAGAGTATGTTAAAAATACAGTAGAAAAAAAGTTCTGGGGACTCGATAATGTGATGGAGGTGATAGTGGAACTACTAATTATAGAAGTTGGGGCTAATAGTGAGAGTGACAATTGCAGTTATTCCTTATCGGTGTAA